Proteins from one Bactrocera neohumeralis isolate Rockhampton chromosome 3, APGP_CSIRO_Bneo_wtdbg2-racon-allhic-juicebox.fasta_v2, whole genome shotgun sequence genomic window:
- the LOC126754225 gene encoding CCR4-NOT transcription complex subunit 3 isoform X4 encodes MAATRKLQGEIDRCLKKVAEGVETFEDIWKKVHNATNSNQKEKYEADLKKEIKKLQRLRDQIKSWIASGEIKDKSQLLENRRLIETQMERFKIVERETKTKAYSKEGLGAAQKTDPAQRKKDEARNWLTSSISSLQLQIDQYESEIESLLAAKKKRLDRDKQDRMDEFRAKLDRNKFHVMKLETVLRLLDNDGVEAEQVNKIKDDVEYYIESSQEPNFEENEFLYDDIIGLDDVELSGTATTDSNNSNETSGSPSSITSGGSPVQSPAPAPATGTQQQQQVQQQSAATAAAAAANTTLTSTIITTVAAVTTAQQQQQQQSNNSNSMNYAAEAAAAAAAATATNNTDATASDKRNKNESNSTSKTKQPVKPTAVRAANSTGKSSSGTTSETSSNKAVSSTPNKNHNQQQQQQPTAAAIVAASMGGQAAPTSVTSTANSIVGGAPTLAATVAAMAAGHSPALQQHAPAPSLNATNATATVGGGATTVAAAVVANNGSSNSNNNIQGQSVIQATPTIAFAAVAKNNTSHLENGPVHPATSYAMTAPTVATNSQHQQQQQLSNLQTNSSHLQNAHNNTSNNNASNSLANAVQQGSAAVAAAAAAAGVVVNNVGSNNLVNCISPNGMSQVIGTQQQQQQQQQQQQVIGVTNNGSRVSPGLLSPKHMNGMPVSAPNINNNNNNNNNNNSMDAISLKTMAQEAINRSVIDTNSLTQGPGQQIDNRQQQQQQQQQQAPQSQQVLQHFSTDTTANQQQQQQQQQQQQSGGLAAAAVAFAAAAAATNGPATAGAGPVGSAVQSGLGGMTNAAVGQSGAGNSGVNAPVGSKPLQQQQQQQQPTNEAHITPLLGVAPLGTLPLHKDHQLQFKMMEAAYYHLPTPADSERLNIYLPRTPVPTPLHYPQQQLPLYDTVEFYQRLSTETLFFVFYYMEGSKAQYLAAKALKKQSWRFHTKYMMWFQRHEEPKIINDDYEQGTYIYFDYEKWSQRKKEGFTFEYKYLEDKELN; translated from the exons ATGGCTGCGACGAGAAAGTTGCAAG GTGAAATAGACAGATGTCTGAAAAAAGTTGCGGAAGGGGTGGAAACATTCGAGGATATATGGAAAAAAGTGCATAATGCTACAAACAGTAATCAGAAG gaaAAGTATGAAGCAGAtcttaaaaaagaaatcaagAAGTTACAAAGGCTTCGTGATCAAATTAAATCATGGATTGCATCTGGAGAGATTAAAGATAAAAGCCAGCTGCTGGAGAATAGGCGTCTCATTGAAACG CAAATGGAACGTTTCAAAATTGTAGAACGTGAAACAAAAACGAAAGCGTATTCAAAAGAGGGACTTGGCGCTGCACAAAAAACAGATCCAGCTCAACGTAAGAAAGATGAGGCGCGCAACTGGTTAACATCGTCTATTAGTTCATTGCAACTGCAAATAGACCAATATGAAAGTGAGATTGAATCGTTATTGGCGGCAAAAAAGAAACGCCTCGACCGCGACAAACAAGATCGAATGGATGAGTTTCGCGCCAAATTGGATCGTAATAAATTCCATGTTATGAAACTGGAAACAGTGTTAAGATTACTGGACAATGACGGTGTTGAAGCAGAACAa GTAAACAAAATTAAGGATGATGTCGAATATTACATTGAATCCTCACAAGAGCCGAATTTCGAAGAGAATGAGTTTCTTTATGATGACATTATTGGCTTGGATGATGTGGAGCTATCTGGCACAG CCACTACCGACAGCAATAACAGCAACGAGACCAGCGGTTCGCCAAGCAGTATAACATCGGGTGGCAGTCCTGTGCAATCGCCAGCGCCAGCGCCAGCAACGGgtacacaacaacagcagcaggtGCAACAACAGTCTGCGGcaacggcggcggcggcggcggcgaatACGACATTGACGTCTACAATTATTACGACGGTAGCGGCGGTGACAACggcgcagcagcaacaacagcagcaaagtaataacagcaacagcatGAATTACGCAGCGgaagcggcggcggcggcagccgCAGCAACGGCGACCAATAATACAGATGCCACAGCCAGCGATAAAAGGAACAAAAACGAGAGTAATTCTACTAGCAAAACAAAA CAACCTGTTAAACCAACGGCAGTGCGTGCAGCTAATAGCACCGGTAAATCTTCTAGCGGTACAACATCAGAAA CGTCTTCAAATAAAGCAGTTAGTTCGACGCCCAATAAGAATcataaccaacaacaacagcaacagcctaCAGCAGCGGCAATAGTCGCAGCATCTATGGGTGGTCAAGCAGCGCCAACGTCGGTCACCAGCACAGCAAATAGCATAGTTGGTGGTGCGCCCACATTGGCCGCCACCGTCGCCGCCATGGCTGCCGGTCATAGTCCTGCGCTGCAACAACATGCGCCAGCGCCCAGTTTGAATGCGACAAATGCAACGGCAACGGTTGGTGGTGGTGCGACAACGGTCGCAGCCGCAGTGGTGGCTAACAATGGTagcagcaacagtaacaacaacattCAAGGCCAATCTGTGATTCAAGCGACGCCAACAATTGCATTTGCGGCCGTAGCGAAAAACAACACAT cacATCTTGAGAACGGACCTGTGCATCCGGCGACATCTTACGCGATGACGGCTCCCACGGTAGCAACCAATTCGcagcatcagcaacaacaacaattatccaATCTTCAAACGAATTCCTCACATTTACAAAACG CGCATAATAACACTTCCAATAACAACGCATCAAATAGTTTAGCGAACGCTGTGCAACAAGGAAGCGCAGCCGTTGCCgcagccgctgccgctgccggcGTCGTGGTGAATAATGTTGGCAGTAATAATTTGGTAAACTGCATTTCTCCAAACGGTATGTCGCAAGTAATAGGaacacagcagcagcagcagcaacaacaacagcaacaacaagttaTTGGCGTAACAAATAATGGCTCGCGTGTTTCGCCGGGCCTGCTGTCGCCGAAGCATATGAATGGCATGCCTGTGTCCGCACCcaatattaataacaataataacaacaacaataacaataattcgATGGATGCGATTTCATTGAAGACAATGGCTCAGGAAGCTATTAATCGGTCGGTAATCGATACCAATTCATTGACGCAAGGACCCGGACAACAGATTGACAAtaggcagcagcaacagcaacaacaacaacagcaagcgcCACAATCACAACAGGTCTTACAGCATTTCTCAACCGATACAACtgccaaccaacaacaacaacaacaacagcagcaacaacaacaatccgGCGGTTTAGCAGCAGCGGCGGTAGCCtttgcagcagcagcggcagcaacaaaTGGACCAGCAACAGCGGGTGCGGGTCCAGTCGGAAGTGCAGTGCAAAGTGGTTTAGGCGGTATGACGAATGCAGCGGTCGGTCAATCGGGCGCTGGTAATAGCGGTGTTAATGCACCAGTTGGTAGCAAGCcactgcaacagcaacagcaacaacagcaacctaCAAATGAAGCGCATATAACGCCGCTACTTGGCGTGGCACCGCTGGGCACATTACCGCTACATAAAGATCATCAATTACAATTCAAAATGATGGAAGCCGCTTACTATCACCTCCCGACACCAGCCGACTCGGAgagattaaatatatatctgccGCGAACGCCAGTGCCGACACCACTGCATTATCCTCAG CAACAGCTTCCACTCTACGATACCGTTGAATTTTATCAACGACTCTCAACCGAAACGCTCTTCTTtgttttctattatatggaaggTTCGAAGGCGCAATATTTAGCAGCGAAAGCATTGAAAAAGCAAAGCTGGCGATTTCACACAAAGTACATGATGTGGTTCCAAAGGCATGAGGAACCAAAAATTATTAACGATGATTACGAACAG GGTACGTACATCTATTTTGATTACGAGAAATGGAGTCAACGCAAAAAGGAGGGATTTACTTTTGAATACAAGTACTTAGAAGACAAGGAGTTGAATTGA
- the LOC126754225 gene encoding CCR4-NOT transcription complex subunit 3 isoform X3 has protein sequence MAATRKLQGEIDRCLKKVAEGVETFEDIWKKVHNATNSNQKYEADLKKEIKKLQRLRDQIKSWIASGEIKDKSQLLENRRLIETQMERFKIVERETKTKAYSKEGLGAAQKTDPAQRKKDEARNWLTSSISSLQLQIDQYESEIESLLAAKKKRLDRDKQDRMDEFRAKLDRNKFHVMKLETVLRLLDNDGVEAEQVNKIKDDVEYYIESSQEPNFEENEFLYDDIIGLDDVELSGTGVSLGIPSSATTDSNNSNETSGSPSSITSGGSPVQSPAPAPATGTQQQQQVQQQSAATAAAAAANTTLTSTIITTVAAVTTAQQQQQQQSNNSNSMNYAAEAAAAAAAATATNNTDATASDKRNKNESNSTSKTKQPVKPTAVRAANSTGKSSSGTTSETSSNKAVSSTPNKNHNQQQQQQPTAAAIVAASMGGQAAPTSVTSTANSIVGGAPTLAATVAAMAAGHSPALQQHAPAPSLNATNATATVGGGATTVAAAVVANNGSSNSNNNIQGQSVIQATPTIAFAAVAKNNTSHLENGPVHPATSYAMTAPTVATNSQHQQQQQLSNLQTNSSHLQNAHNNTSNNNASNSLANAVQQGSAAVAAAAAAAGVVVNNVGSNNLVNCISPNGMSQVIGTQQQQQQQQQQQQVIGVTNNGSRVSPGLLSPKHMNGMPVSAPNINNNNNNNNNNNSMDAISLKTMAQEAINRSVIDTNSLTQGPGQQIDNRQQQQQQQQQQAPQSQQVLQHFSTDTTANQQQQQQQQQQQQSGGLAAAAVAFAAAAAATNGPATAGAGPVGSAVQSGLGGMTNAAVGQSGAGNSGVNAPVGSKPLQQQQQQQQPTNEAHITPLLGVAPLGTLPLHKDHQLQFKMMEAAYYHLPTPADSERLNIYLPRTPVPTPLHYPQQQLPLYDTVEFYQRLSTETLFFVFYYMEGSKAQYLAAKALKKQSWRFHTKYMMWFQRHEEPKIINDDYEQGTYIYFDYEKWSQRKKEGFTFEYKYLEDKELN, from the exons ATGGCTGCGACGAGAAAGTTGCAAG GTGAAATAGACAGATGTCTGAAAAAAGTTGCGGAAGGGGTGGAAACATTCGAGGATATATGGAAAAAAGTGCATAATGCTACAAACAGTAATCAGAAG TATGAAGCAGAtcttaaaaaagaaatcaagAAGTTACAAAGGCTTCGTGATCAAATTAAATCATGGATTGCATCTGGAGAGATTAAAGATAAAAGCCAGCTGCTGGAGAATAGGCGTCTCATTGAAACG CAAATGGAACGTTTCAAAATTGTAGAACGTGAAACAAAAACGAAAGCGTATTCAAAAGAGGGACTTGGCGCTGCACAAAAAACAGATCCAGCTCAACGTAAGAAAGATGAGGCGCGCAACTGGTTAACATCGTCTATTAGTTCATTGCAACTGCAAATAGACCAATATGAAAGTGAGATTGAATCGTTATTGGCGGCAAAAAAGAAACGCCTCGACCGCGACAAACAAGATCGAATGGATGAGTTTCGCGCCAAATTGGATCGTAATAAATTCCATGTTATGAAACTGGAAACAGTGTTAAGATTACTGGACAATGACGGTGTTGAAGCAGAACAa GTAAACAAAATTAAGGATGATGTCGAATATTACATTGAATCCTCACAAGAGCCGAATTTCGAAGAGAATGAGTTTCTTTATGATGACATTATTGGCTTGGATGATGTGGAGCTATCTGGCACAG GTGTTTCACTTGGTATTCCATCATCAGCCACTACCGACAGCAATAACAGCAACGAGACCAGCGGTTCGCCAAGCAGTATAACATCGGGTGGCAGTCCTGTGCAATCGCCAGCGCCAGCGCCAGCAACGGgtacacaacaacagcagcaggtGCAACAACAGTCTGCGGcaacggcggcggcggcggcggcgaatACGACATTGACGTCTACAATTATTACGACGGTAGCGGCGGTGACAACggcgcagcagcaacaacagcagcaaagtaataacagcaacagcatGAATTACGCAGCGgaagcggcggcggcggcagccgCAGCAACGGCGACCAATAATACAGATGCCACAGCCAGCGATAAAAGGAACAAAAACGAGAGTAATTCTACTAGCAAAACAAAA CAACCTGTTAAACCAACGGCAGTGCGTGCAGCTAATAGCACCGGTAAATCTTCTAGCGGTACAACATCAGAAA CGTCTTCAAATAAAGCAGTTAGTTCGACGCCCAATAAGAATcataaccaacaacaacagcaacagcctaCAGCAGCGGCAATAGTCGCAGCATCTATGGGTGGTCAAGCAGCGCCAACGTCGGTCACCAGCACAGCAAATAGCATAGTTGGTGGTGCGCCCACATTGGCCGCCACCGTCGCCGCCATGGCTGCCGGTCATAGTCCTGCGCTGCAACAACATGCGCCAGCGCCCAGTTTGAATGCGACAAATGCAACGGCAACGGTTGGTGGTGGTGCGACAACGGTCGCAGCCGCAGTGGTGGCTAACAATGGTagcagcaacagtaacaacaacattCAAGGCCAATCTGTGATTCAAGCGACGCCAACAATTGCATTTGCGGCCGTAGCGAAAAACAACACAT cacATCTTGAGAACGGACCTGTGCATCCGGCGACATCTTACGCGATGACGGCTCCCACGGTAGCAACCAATTCGcagcatcagcaacaacaacaattatccaATCTTCAAACGAATTCCTCACATTTACAAAACG CGCATAATAACACTTCCAATAACAACGCATCAAATAGTTTAGCGAACGCTGTGCAACAAGGAAGCGCAGCCGTTGCCgcagccgctgccgctgccggcGTCGTGGTGAATAATGTTGGCAGTAATAATTTGGTAAACTGCATTTCTCCAAACGGTATGTCGCAAGTAATAGGaacacagcagcagcagcagcaacaacaacagcaacaacaagttaTTGGCGTAACAAATAATGGCTCGCGTGTTTCGCCGGGCCTGCTGTCGCCGAAGCATATGAATGGCATGCCTGTGTCCGCACCcaatattaataacaataataacaacaacaataacaataattcgATGGATGCGATTTCATTGAAGACAATGGCTCAGGAAGCTATTAATCGGTCGGTAATCGATACCAATTCATTGACGCAAGGACCCGGACAACAGATTGACAAtaggcagcagcaacagcaacaacaacaacagcaagcgcCACAATCACAACAGGTCTTACAGCATTTCTCAACCGATACAACtgccaaccaacaacaacaacaacaacagcagcaacaacaacaatccgGCGGTTTAGCAGCAGCGGCGGTAGCCtttgcagcagcagcggcagcaacaaaTGGACCAGCAACAGCGGGTGCGGGTCCAGTCGGAAGTGCAGTGCAAAGTGGTTTAGGCGGTATGACGAATGCAGCGGTCGGTCAATCGGGCGCTGGTAATAGCGGTGTTAATGCACCAGTTGGTAGCAAGCcactgcaacagcaacagcaacaacagcaacctaCAAATGAAGCGCATATAACGCCGCTACTTGGCGTGGCACCGCTGGGCACATTACCGCTACATAAAGATCATCAATTACAATTCAAAATGATGGAAGCCGCTTACTATCACCTCCCGACACCAGCCGACTCGGAgagattaaatatatatctgccGCGAACGCCAGTGCCGACACCACTGCATTATCCTCAG CAACAGCTTCCACTCTACGATACCGTTGAATTTTATCAACGACTCTCAACCGAAACGCTCTTCTTtgttttctattatatggaaggTTCGAAGGCGCAATATTTAGCAGCGAAAGCATTGAAAAAGCAAAGCTGGCGATTTCACACAAAGTACATGATGTGGTTCCAAAGGCATGAGGAACCAAAAATTATTAACGATGATTACGAACAG GGTACGTACATCTATTTTGATTACGAGAAATGGAGTCAACGCAAAAAGGAGGGATTTACTTTTGAATACAAGTACTTAGAAGACAAGGAGTTGAATTGA